The Budorcas taxicolor isolate Tak-1 chromosome 2, Takin1.1, whole genome shotgun sequence nucleotide sequence GATTATAATATTCTTGTGGTCTAAATGTTTAAGCTGTTGTTTAAGGTTTTACGTTGTGGGGGTAAAAAACAAAAGGCCAGGGTATGTGTGTGACTTCATAAAGTCTATCAAAGGTAATCATAAAACAATGTAGCAATCAGTCAATCCAAAGATCAATACCCTCTAACTGTAATGTatctttttcattcaacaaatctttGGTTATGATATACTAGATACTGGGGAGACCATAATGAAAGAGGCAGAAGCATTCCTGGCCCCCCAAGAACTGTGCAATCTTCTGGGGCACACAAACACTGACTAAACAGTTACAAGTGCAATGTGGAAGGAGCTGAGACGTGGGGAGTCGACCTCCCATCGAGGGGTGAGGTCTaaaacttttccttttcctgtcaTCCTGTGCATCATGAGGAGGCAGGGAAAGCCTACAAAACAACATTTGAGAAATACAAACACATTCGAGAAAGGGTAAAGCTGAAAGGAGATACTACAGCTTTGGATTTGAAGAAGATAACCTATTCCCAGCACACAGAGGTCCAAGATTTTAGGAGCTTACCAAAAAGtaactaaatttttatttttatttacttttgtttatatACCTAAATCTGAAATTACACCAAAAAACCATATGAGACCTCAGAAAACTCACATCCTAATCTCTAGTAACCAAAAGTACTTAAGGCCTAAATACATCAGACAAAAGATTTCAATAGTATTAACAGATTAGGGAATGTACATTAAGCTTCTTGTCTTATActcagaaaattagaaaactgGGATAAACGTATGTCTTACAGTGTGTTTTAAATGATTTGTATCACCTAGCCTCACCAAAACAAGTTCTTTACACCAACCCTTCATCATAGCATCGATGAAAATTGTTTTTTGAGAGGGAGCGTATGGGACACAGAAACAACACAAACCAAAATCTCACACTTTCCTTTAATGTTAACTGAATTTCAGAGTTAGTAAAATATAACTAAAGAAGTCACAGCTATGGGACAAAGTGCTGCTTTGTTTTAAAACTGCCCATTTGCTTTGTCTTTTGAGAACCTTTGGTTAAACTTGTACAGCGGGCTACTTTATTACATATGATTATATTCCCCATGTAAGACCTTAATTGATACACTCAGTGACAACATTCTTATAAATTGGAACCAATTATAAGTCCTCTCTCAGGCGTCTCCTCTGTGCTTTGTAAATATGTACGTCTTTTTCAGAATCATAGTGAACCTTACTCACAGTAAATTGCCTCTCCAGCATTGCTAAGAAGTTGTAATCCCGTTCATAGCGAATTCGGCAAGCTAAAAGAACCACAGAGTGGTTGCTACAGAGATGCTCCAATGTTTGAAGAAGATCTGTGAATGTTTCTTCTAAATATATGATATCAGCTCCAAGTATCAGGTCAAATTCTCCAGGTGAAAAACTCCCCAAATTTTGTCCCCAAGTCAGCTCCTTAACAACAGCTTTGGGCTGGATATGGGGTGGTAAATTGGCTTGAACATTTGATTTAAGAAACTCTAATGCTACTTTTCGATCCGTGATAGTCACGTGAGCACCTAGAATGTGGGACAGAAAGTAATGCACACATCAGTATAATTAACAAGTAGAGGGGTCAAGTTAAACAGCAGGTGAGCGACTCTACACATTTCACCTGATGTATCAGAACAATGGCCAGAAGCTCCTCCTCTGCCGCCTGCAGGTAAACATGAACCTCCGGTTTGCCTCTATGACTCCTTCTTGCTGTTTGCAGATATTATGCCAATTAAATACAAAGCACCCAAGTGAACGCTAGCTGATGCTTCTGAAATCTGCAGGCAGAAGTGGCCCAACCCTCCATAAGTGTCTACCATTACACTTCATTCATTAGGTTACCATCTTCAAGTCAGTAGGCTCCAGGGCAAAACTGAAGCCAAAGACGAAAAATCTGGGTGCAAACGATTATGAAGACAGCAAGATACTTTTAAACACAGAAAGGCTCCTTTCTGGGGCTAAAGCTTTAAAAGGAAGCATGGAAAAGATTAACTGGCTACTAAGAAATTTCAATCTACCTCTACTTACGCTGTCAGGAAGCAGCCAATCTATATGTAatcattccatttatatataattatggaaAAACGATAAAGTTAAAAATCACAAGATTGTATTACAGTCCTGTAGGTGAAATAATGTTCTCTATGTGCTAAGTTTCTACAAGCAATGTGTAAAATAAAGGAGGCAGTATTGTATTAATCTGTTTCTTGTGGGTTGTTTACAATGAACTAAGAGATTCAACTTTTTGAACCAGTATGGCGGAGAGAAGTCTGAATGGTAGTTACCCTTCAGGTGAAGCAACTACATAAGGTCAGCCCTGAAACACCTCATCTACATTGCATTAACACTGTCATACACATAATCCTGCTTGGTTTTAACCCTGTAAATTCTAAAACATAAACATT carries:
- the METTL21A gene encoding protein N-lysine methyltransferase METTL21A encodes the protein MALVPYVETVEMGLQRFHKPLATFSFANHTIQIRQDWRQLGVAAVVWDAAVVLATYLEMGTVELRGCSAVELGAGTGLVGIVAALLGAHVTITDRKVALEFLKSNVQANLPPHIQPKAVVKELTWGQNLGSFSPGEFDLILGADIIYLEETFTDLLQTLEHLCSNHSVVLLACRIRYERDYNFLAMLERQFTVSKVHYDSEKDVHIYKAQRRRLREDL